In Candidatus Manganitrophaceae bacterium, the genomic stretch ATGATCAGCTCCAGCGTGAGACGCTCGAATTGACCAAACAAGCCACCCAGAATGGTGAACAGGCGGATGAGGGAGAGTTGTATATGGATGGAACGGCTCATATGCTTGATCTTCCAGATTTTAGTGATTCTAAAATCATGAAGGGGCTTCTGAAGGCCTTTGAGAAAAAGCGCGTGATCTTGCAGCTTCTGGAAAGGCATATCAATAGTGAGGGGGTTCAGGTCTTTATTGGAGCGGAAAACCCATTTTTGGGGGATCATCATTGTAGTCTGGTGGTGTCTCCCTATAAACGTGGGAATCGTATCTTGGGTGCACTCGGGGTCATTGGCCCGACCCGTATGGCTTATTCAAAGGTGATCCCTCTGGTCGATATGGCGGCGAAACAAGTCAGTCGCCTACTTGAGGAAAGTACTTAGAACATTTTCTAGGAGGCAGGGTGGTAAATCAGGACGAAGATAAGACGGAACCTTCGAATGAAGGGTCTCCTTCTCCAGAGGAAGATCAAAACGGTCCGGATGAGATGGTGGAAGCGGTCCCGTCCACATCTGAAGACGAGCGTTTCATGCAGTTGGAAGAAGAGCTAAAGCGCCTTCAATCCGAGACTGAAGAGAAGGATCAGGCCGTGAAGGACGCCCATGAGCGCACACTTCGGGTCATGGCCGACCTTGAAAATTATAAGAAGAGGATTCAAAAGGATCAGATTGAACAAGCAAAATTTGCGAATGAGAGGCTGATCAAGGAGCTTCTTCCTGTCCTGGATAATCTGGAAAGGGCGCTCTCGCATTCAAAGGAGACAGAAGATCCCGAAAAAATTATTGAAGGCGTGGAACTGATTCATAAAGGCGTATTGTCGGTCCTGGAAAAGTTCAATGTCCGGCCCATCGAGAGTCTCGGTAAACCCTTTGATCCCTTCCACCATCAATCGGTTGGGCAGATTGAGGCGGAGGCGGACTCTGAGATTGAAGACAATCAGGTGGTCGTGGAGAGTCAAAAGGGGTATTTCTTGAATGATCGGGTTTTAAGGCCGGCTCTGGTCCTTGTCTCAAAGAAAAAAGCACTTTCCAGTGTAAAAGAGGAGATGCCAGAGGATCATGGCCCGTAGAGGGTCATACTGAGAGAATCTGGTTGAAAGTTCATACGAAAATGGTCGAAGCGCCTCTATTGATGTGTATACGGCTGCAATAATTGTCTTATTTAAGGAGGGAAACATGGGAAAAGTAATCGGAATTGATCTTGGGACAACCTTCTCTTGTATGTCGGTTGTAAGCGGAGGAGACCCCGAGGTCATTCCCAATGCTGAAGGAAACCGAACCACACCATCCGTTGCGGCGGTCTCCGATAAGGGAGAGCGGCTGATTGGTCTCATTGCCCGGAGGCAGGCCGTCACGAACCCGGAGAATACGATTTATTCCATTAAGCGTCTCATTGGGCGGAAATTTGATTCTCCTCAAGTCCAAGATGCAATGAAACGTCTTCCCTATAAGATCGTCAAGGCCTCAAACGGGGATGCCCATGTCGAGATCCAGGGGAAGGCCTACAGTCCCCCCGAGGTTTCCGCGATGATTTTGCAAAAGTTGAAGCAGGATGCGGAAAATTATTTGGGGGAGAAGGTGTCTGAAGCCGTGATTACCGTACCGGCCTATTTTGATGACAGTGAGCGGCAGGCCACAAAAGATGCGGGCGCGGTTGC encodes the following:
- the grpE gene encoding nucleotide exchange factor GrpE; the protein is MVNQDEDKTEPSNEGSPSPEEDQNGPDEMVEAVPSTSEDERFMQLEEELKRLQSETEEKDQAVKDAHERTLRVMADLENYKKRIQKDQIEQAKFANERLIKELLPVLDNLERALSHSKETEDPEKIIEGVELIHKGVLSVLEKFNVRPIESLGKPFDPFHHQSVGQIEAEADSEIEDNQVVVESQKGYFLNDRVLRPALVLVSKKKALSSVKEEMPEDHGP